gtgAGCGCAGACCCCAGGTTAGCCGGCTGAAGGACCTTGGTCTCTATTTTGAGGGTGACGGGGTCAGCAAGCTTTTTATTAGTGGTGACTATGCTCGGGGTGAGGACCAGCTGGTTGTGAACCAGCACTGGAGGTGTGTTTATGCCCTGGGTGAGAACCTTCACTGTGCCACCCTGGGTGACAGGGGTGGACACAGAGAGGTGAATGGGCTCGGGCTTCTCCAGGGATGGACGGTCAGCCTTAACAGATGAAATCACAGGAGACGCGTTGTACGTCTGGGCAGTCAGTACCAGAGTAGAATGGGTGGCCACATTTGCATAGCCTGCAGGAGCCTGGGGGCCTTTGGGCGAAGGCTGCGCTGGTGCGACAGCATCCGGTTTGACCTGGGACTTGGACACGGACTGCTGAAATTCGATGTCCATTGCACTGGCTGGGGGGATCTGGCTAATCTTGGCGCTGATCCGCTGCGGGCCTTCGGTCTTCTGCCCCGAATAGCTCAGGAGCACGACCCCTTCGGATGTGTTCACACGCAGGCCGGCACCAGAGCCCGTGTCTGCTGGACGGTCGTCAATCACCGACATAGACCCCGGGTGGAACCGACTGTTTTCATTAGTGCTCGGTCTGGGTTTGCACTTCGCTGACGGTGTAATCACTGCACCTGCCACAGTCACCGCACCTGTTGTGGCAGTCACACTGCCAGAGGCAGCGGTTACTGCACCTGCTGTGACTGTCACCGCGCCTGCATTCACGGCGCCCGCAGCGGCGTTCACCGCGCCCACGGTGGCGTTCACCGGGGTGGTGAGAACGTTCACTGGCCCAGTCAGAACGTTCACGGGCCCCTTCAGGACGTTCACGGGGCCGGCAGGAGTGTTTACCAAACCTTTCAGCGTGGTCACCGGGCCCTTCACAGAGCTTTTGAGGGCATTCACCGGGCCGGTAAGGGCATTCACTGGGACCAAGGACACATTCACCAGGCCCGTCAGAGCGCTTACCAGGCCAGTCAGGGTTTGAGGAGCTGGTTTTGCCAGAGTGATCTTTTGCGAGTTCTCCAAATCAATGCTCACGGGCATCCGACTAATAACAGAAGTAATTTTGGGAGCAATGACTGGAGCCACCTTTTCCTTTTCAGTGGCTACTGGAGCCTCGGGGGCCTGTGTGTCAGAGGTGTTGGTTACTGGAGCCGCTGGTTTTTCTTCTAAAAGAGGCTTTTTAGACTCAactggaggagggggtggtgccTCATGCAGGCAAGGGGCGGCACTGACGGGCTCTGCAATGGCAGTCGTGACACTCGTGGAAGTGACGCCAGTGGCGGAGACGTATTTGGGGTCCATGAGGATCTTCCTCAGCGTACTGGAGCTGGTGTCGATGTCAGAAGCTTTCGTGTCTGGGGGAAGAGCTGGAGATGGGGTGGACTGAGCCCGAGGCTCCTCCTGCCTTGTGATCCACTCTGTGACCTTCGTAGAGGAGCTCTGGTGTGGGACCCCACCAGAGGCGACAGGAGGTGGGAGCTTTGCTGCAGTTACAGAAGGAATTGGGGGGGTGGGTGTGCTGGAGTCACTGGGTGGGGTCACTGGGTCACTCTCGATGATGGAATGCACCTTGAATCTGGCTTGAGGCTCGTCCTCCACTGGTGCTGGCTGGGAGGGCGGGGGAAGGTCTGGGAGCGCAGATGTTCTGGTCGGGGTCTTTTCTTCCACGCTGCTGTCTTGGGACAAGTTCTCCAGGGATGGGGTCTTGCTTGGGTCAGAAGAACAGGACTCAGGCGGAGCGGACTGgggcttttctctctgcttctcttcctgtGGCGCTTCTGGGGGTGGCGCCACCCTCCCCTCATTTGTAGCAGGACTCTTGCTTTGACCTTGGTCAGGTTCAGAGACGGGAGTCTCTGTACTGACCCCcgttttcttatttgtattccGTTTGCGGCGTGATCGAGTTGTCTTCTGGCGCCCTTTCTCTTTCCGAGCAGGAGGGACTTCTGCTTCTTTTGATCCTTTGGCTTCTGGCACTGGCTGGGAGGGTTCGCTGCTGTTCCCTCCAGCTTCCTTGGTATCTGCTGGGCCTGCTGAGGGGTCAGGGGGACTGACTGGGGGCCCAGAAGATTCTGCGGCAGCCTCGGTCTCCAGGATGCCGGACACAGCCTCGTGGGTCTCAGGCTCCATTCCCTCCCCAGGGGGCCGCAGCACTTGAGGACGGGGCTGTAGATCCGCCTGCGGTTCTGCAGGGTAAGGGGCGGCCGCTGGGAAGTTTTCTGGCTCCCCAGAAATGTCATTGATGATGGAGCCAATGGCCGCAGCCAGTTCTGTTTCACTTGCTTGGTGTGCGGGCTTGTCCCCATCCTCTGTGGAGAGGCCCTCTGGTGCATCTGTGGCCGCCGCCTTGAAGGCCGCGGAGGTGGTCTCAGTGAGCTTCGCGATGTTCTCCACGGCCTGCTCCAGCTCCATCTGCCTGGCTAACTGATTTGGTTCTGGGGACGGCGTAGTGGCAGACACATCTTCCTTCTTCTCCGGTTCCTTCTCCAGATGGGCCGGATCGCTGTTCAACTGGGAAGATAAACTCCCCTCCTTCTGGGGACTCTCGCTCTTCTCAGGGGGACCCGCCACTACCTCAGCTTCCTTTTCCGCTGCCGGCCCCGCAGGGCCCGCGGCCACGCCGGGACTCGCACTGGTATCCGCGGTTTTCGGATTTGCAGATTTGTCCGCTGCTGACCTAGAGTTTCGagatctccctctctttgacTTGGAGTTTTTTTCAGGGGCTGCTTTTTTCTCTACCACTTCAACTGCAGGGGCTTCCGGTACATTTTTGTCTGTGCCAATTTCTTTTTTGTCACGTTTCTGTTCACTTCCTGCTTCTTCTTTATCAGCCTTGgactttgtattattttctttcacactGACCTGGGGACTCACCTCAGTGGCCGCCTCCAGACGTTCAGCATCAACTTTTGGCTCGTTTTTGCCCCTTTTCCCTTGTGGGCCGCCAGCAGCTCCTGATTTTTGGGCTCGTGGGGACCTCCATCCCTCCGCTGGTTTGAGCGTCTCAACTGGTTCTTTGGCCTCGGTCTCCTCATCTTCTTCAGCTCGACGGCGTGTTTTCGGAGGCCTTCCCCTCCGTGGGGTCGTGGGAACCGCCGCGGCCTCCTGCAGCTCTCGCTCCAGTCTCTTCCTGGTCACTCGTGGCTGCTCAGTGGGCTCCTTGACGGGAGAGCGGCTCTCGTGGTCTCCCATGGTTGCATAGACACTCCTCACGTTCCGGCGCCTCGTTCGGCTGAGGGGCAAGCTTGGTTCTGGGTGTTCTGGGTCTGCCGTGGCATTTTTAGAGGCGGTCCTTGTAAtcttctctgcctccatcttcaatTCTAAAAGCTTCTGTGCTTCTCCCCGCGGAGAATTGGACCGCTTGAGTTTCTCCCGGTCTATCCGCTCGCTCTTCCGGGTGACAGGCTTCTCCACAGTACTTGCTGCGGTGGCCTGAACAGGGGTCTTGGAACGCTTacttttgtttggctttttatcTTTCGTGGCAACCGGAGGATCGACCTCAATGTCTTCAGCAGCTTGAGGCTGAACCTCAGGGACAACTTCAGCTTTTGGATTTGCACTGGGCTCAACATTAGCAGCTGAGTTTGGCTTTTCCACTTTGGGCTCATCAGCGTCCTCAGGCTTCTGAGTCGGTTTTGAAAGCGGCTGGGCACTGTCGGGTTCTGGATCTACAGTGACCTCAACCTGAGAAAATGAGGCCCCAGGAGTTGGAGGCTTGGTGTCCAGATAAGGCAGCTGGTCAACTGATGAACTTTCTTCAACAACTGATGGAGTCCTGGCAGCATCTTTATTGGCGTCCGCTCCTGGGGGCAGGTCGCCTTGCTCGGTTTGCTGCACAGCAGCGGGAGCCTGCTCAGACACAGGCTTTGCTTCTTCTGAGGCAGAGGCTGGCTCCCTGGGCTTCTCTTCTGTCACCAAAGGCACCTCCCCTGCTTTTTCACCTGCTGTCGCCTTTTCCGGTGATGACGATGCTGACTCTGGAGTTACAGCTGTGACAGCAGGAGGCCCAATGGGAAGGGGGGTCTTCGGTTCCACCTCTTTACTCTCAGAGGCAGACTCTGGGGTCTCAGGATGATCCTCTGTATCTTCCTGTTTTTCAGCCTCTTTgggtttttggtctttttccttttctttctgttgcatTCGCGTGAGTTCCATAAATCTGCTATGGAAAAGAACTACTGGCTCTTGAATCACGTCAGCTGTGCTGTTTGCTCCATCAGACGTCTGCCTCCCATACAACCTGCCAGCAACGAAGTCTGATTCCTCGTCTTTTCTCTCCAGATGCTGCAATCGCTTGGAATCTTGTTCAAAGATTGAGCTGTGTAAAAAACGAGAAGCAAATAATTCTTGTCTTTCCTGTTCTTCTTCTTTATGGTCATCTTTTTTATCATCCATTTTTCCTTCGGAATCAGTccgaattttcttctttttcatgtaCCAGGATGGGATAGGTCTTGGAGCAGAGTCaaccttctctttatctttgttgtTTCGAAAATTGGCAAAACGGGAGTCCCAATCAAGAAAAGACCAGTTTTCTTCTCGAGATGAAGAGAGGGACTTAGCTCTTTCAAGCAAAGCCTTCGTGTCTGGTGTGATTGTCTTATCCAGTGCAAAAGAGTAAAATTTGTTCCTTTCTAAAGAACTGGAGAGTCTTTCCTCTCGCTCACGTAGCTTgtcttctctgtccctcaataAAAAAGACAACCGAGAACTTTCATATAGTGCAGAGGCTCTGGGTGAGTGGGATTTGTGTTCACCGTCTTCATCAGAATCAGAAGGCACCTCCCCAGGTTCCAAGTCACGTACAGACCTCTTTCGAAGGCTGTCTCTCTTAATTATGCTGTTTGGGAAACTCACATCAAATCTGCTGGCATCTTGTTTCATTTGAGAATCCCACCGGTTTAGTTCATCTTCAGAATTCAAGACCGAGAGCTTTATTTTGGCCATGTCTGCCATCTGTTCTCTCCTGCTAGAATCATAAGGATTAAATTTTAAAGACTCTTCTCTGACCGTGATGTTAGAATAGGGGAGACCTTTTTCATCTACTTTAGGAGACCCTCTTACTGACATGAGCCTAGGGGAGCCTATAGGGTCGTCGTCTTCGTGGAAAGAGCCATGTCGGATGCCGGGAGAACCGCCAGCCCTTTCAGAATCTTCACTGATCTGGCGTGAACTTCTGtaattcctctctctcttggtgcagacatcaaaatccacgtggtccatccttttctttttgctaGGAGGAGAGTCGTCAGTGACATCTTGGGGGGGTTTGCCTACCTCGTGAACCAAACTACGTCTTTCATATTCATCTACATCTTTTTTAGGACTGCCAAACTTCTCAGACTTGGCTATTTCCATCTCCATCTGCTGTTTTCTCCGACTCTGCTCCATTTGTTTTCGGTAACTCTGCGTGTGATCAATATCAATGCCaattttttcttcagtatttactGAATGTGGTTTCTCTTGGCTTGGTTTACATTCAAGTGTTTCATCACGAAGACTGCAATAGTTTTTCCTAATATCTTCTCTCTCTGGTCCCTGATCATCTAATAATTGCAGCTGTTTGAGTTGTGGTTTTGAGGGAATAGGTTTTTTTGACTGGATTTCTTGATTTTCCACAGAGTCACATACTGGTTCTCCCAGCCTTGCTTGTAGGTCTGAGTTGGGCCTTGAGCCAGTCCCAACAGAAACGCTGGCAAGCTCCTGACACTCTTTAGGGCTGGGGGCAGCATTAAGTCTgtctagttttattttcttagattctCGTTTAAGAATTTCTTTCCTCACAGGCTTTCTTTCTGACTCTCCTTCCCTCAGCAGAAGGATGTCTCTAGAGGATAGGTCAGGCTGCTTTTTTAAAAGTACCCGAGCTTCCTCCATCTCTGGACTACTTTTCTTGACTTCTGACTTTTGCTTTTCTACTTTCAAATTGGAATCTGCAAAGCGCCGCTTCCTTGCTTCCAGCTTCTCCAAATCTGCAGCGCTGACCCCATCAGCAGTCTGCTCTGGTTTTAGGTGCTTCCTGGATTTAAGCCTGCCTTCCTTATCTACCACTTCTATGTGGCTTGACAGGCCCTTTTCCTTTGGCACTTTCATTCGAACCGGTTCCAGTTTAGACAAGTCAGACTTTGCGGGCTCTGTCTGACAGACCTGAAGTTTCTGATCTAGGGCAGAAGACTTGGCAGTGTCATTATCAAGCTTGGCTTTCAGCTTTTCCAAGGGAGTATGGTCAATaactttcccctctttttctttcacgCGGGTCAAGACTACACAGGGCATGAGCTCGAGGCGGTTTTTTGCTATCCCTTCTTTGTCAGCTTTTTCTCTGCTCAGTTTATTAGAACTCCTTGATTTTTCGGGGCTCTGTTCCCTCTCATTTTCTTGGTCTGTCTCTGAAGACTGAGAACTAGGAGAATGAACTTTTCCTTTTCGtttctgcttttcagttttgtccttttccactttctccttccttattaagcgtctctctctttctactctctCAGGATCAAAAGTCCtttctttatctgtcttttcattttttgtatagCGTTCCAAACGAGATTTGTCCAGTTTTTCATATCTTGGAGGAGAAAGTGAGCTACAGCTTCCACTCCGGTCTGAGGACCTGCTGTAAATCCTCCTCTCTGAGTCACTCGGCAGCCGCTCGGACTGTGAGGGAGAGGTGCCAGGGCTCTGGGGGCGCCGCAGGTGCACCGGGCTCTGACTGCGCTCACTTGGCCGCCTCTCGTGGTCTCTGTCTCGGTCAGACTCAAATCTTTCGCGTTCTCTTTCTCGTTCCCTTTGCCTGTAACTGTATTCCCGAATATCCTGTTCATAAGGATCATTTCTGTAATCCCTGTATTCCCGAGGATCGTCATAGTATCGCGATTCATAGTAGTCTCCTTGGTAAGTTTCCCATTCTGAATAAAATTCTCTCCCTCGAGCTGGATAGTCCCGTCTGGAGTCCTCAGGATATGTGCCCGGAGTACGAACATTCTCATAATATGTACGATCTTGGCTATAGTCATAAGATCCCCTTCGTTCCTCTCTATCAAattcaaaaaagaatatattagttCTTTTGTGTCCTTGTCATTTACACATTTAATCACACATATGAGATTAAAAGGCCTATTCTAAAAATCTTTGCCATTATTTAATCATTAGACTTGGATGGTCCAATATGGTACATAGCCACAATTTACATGTGGCTATCAGTAACTTAAAATTtgagatgttggggcgcctgggtggcgcagtcggttaagcgtccgacttcagccaggtcacgatctcgcggtcagtgagttcgagccccgcgtcaggctctgggctgatggctcagagcctggagcctgtttccgattctgtgtctccctctctctctgcccctcccccgttcatgctatgtctctctctgtcccaaaaataaataaaaaacgttgaaaaaaaaaaaataaataaaatacacattggaCTTGgtacatttatcttttaaaaaagaaacccttcAAATAGTTTAGATTGACTACAtgttgaaatggtaatattttaaagctaggagttaaatgaaattaatgtcacctttttttcccacatttttatgtctaccagaaaatttaaaactggTTCAGTCGATTAAAAATGCaacttgattttagttcaggtcatgatctcatggtttgtgggatcaagccccacatggggtccacgctgacagtgtatagcctatttgggattctctctctctccccctctctgcccctcacatgtgtgcatgctctctctcaaatgaaataaataagcttaaaaaaaaaaattgaaaaccacaGTTTAGTCTACATGTTTCTACTGGATGACACttcagtcccccccccccttttttttggtaGGAGGTGGTATGACATAATGATCACTAGTATATTACACAGTATCACATCCCCACACTTCTGAGTCTTTCATAATTACTTTTCTGCCAAAAATATTCTTACCACAATCTGGGAAAAAAACGTACTACTGGTAAAAacagtttaattaaaatattgattaaatatttaaaaacattttaattgaaatCCTCCCACCTATGTGACCCATAGGATACTGATAACACATCTATCTcaattcacaatttaaaaaagcatGCTGGGGGCCAGTCTCCCTAGGCTGtctcctcacttgtaaaatgatgGTAACCTTTCCTCAGAAGGTTcttaagattaaataagataacatttGTAAGAACCTTCCTAACATAATGTGAAGACCTTCCGTCATATTGTTACTTTCCCCCAACCCATGAACTGATTACAAGCTTTGTGAAAGGATTCCTCAATTGTAAAGGAATTCACCATGGTTTTCTCTTACAGTGACCTATAGGGGGCATTTAAGATTAAATTTACACACAAGAACATGTATGatagataaaatgaaattcacCCATAACAGAGACTAATTCTTTCACTCTCGTTCCCTCTCTATTTTTGTTCTCTCAAGCAGGTCATGCATTCTACAAAGTACTGCCATTAGTGGCTCACTGAAACAAAAATCTAGAACTTAAGCCCCTAATGGCATGAGCTTTTTTTGTCTCCTTGGCTACAATTTTTTCTAGCTCTTGTAACAGTGCTTGACTCATAGGAAGGACTGAAATATCTATTGAAAGAATGAACCTTAGAAAAATATGTcagtggggttcctgggtggctcagttggttaagcgtctctttcaggtcacgatcttgcagtttgtgagttcaagccccgtgttgggcgcTATGCTAACAGTATGggggctgcttggaattctctctttctgcctctcccctgttcacacataCGTGTGTAcatgctttctcaaaaaaaaaaaaaaaaaaaaagggaagggaggagaggagaggaaaatatGTCAAAGCTACTACTGGGTGTTGTTCCAATACACTCTCCACAGCAAATGAAGTATCTAAAGACTTAATATCCAAACACTAGAAGCATcacacattattatatatatttgtatggcATTTCTCAGTccaaaaagagtatttttttttacattatttaggttatttttttttaatgtttatttatttttgagagagagcccagagcgtgagtgggggagaggcagagagagatggaagacacagaatccgaagcaggatccaggcttcaagctgtcagcacagagtccaacatagggcttgaactcacaaaccgcgagatggtgacccgagccaaagtcggactcaaccaactgaagcaCCTAGGCACCTCTATGTTATTTAATTGGTTTCGAGATGGTCTTTCTTAGAGTTCCACAGGAATCAGAGTCTTTGCCTAAATAATGGCCAGCCATCTTGCATTAAATGTTACTAGGCATGGAACTTGGCTAATTCATTGCCACCATAAATTCCAAGGAAACGCCATTTTCATAAACACACtgtatgctttctttttatttttttattttattttttttaaatttttttttttttccaacgtttatttatttttgggacagagagagacagagcatgaacgggggagggacagagagagagggagacacagaatcggaagcaggctccaggctctgagccatcagcccagagcctgacgcggggctcgaactcacagaccgtgagatcgtgacctggctgaagtcggacgcttaaccgactgcgccacccaggcgccccatgtatgctttctttttaaaagaaatgtttatatgtgtgtgagagagagagagagagagagagagagagagagagagagcgcgcgcgcgcaggcacacgcacacgagtgggggaggggcagagagagaatcccaagcagttccacgctgtcagcgcacagagcccaacacaaggctcgatctcatgaatcatgagatcatgacctaagctgaaatcaagagtcagacgcttaaccacctgcgccacccaggcaccctacgtTCATGCTAATATAAAATGATTAAGACACCTAGAATGGCCACTAGTTCACTGCCCACATTAACAGTAGGCTTGAGAGATGTTTTAATCAGACTACAACTATacccaaaaatatgaaaatatttacagaagttGAAGCTATATGTGTAAATGTTAGTGCTGGAGCACTGTTCAGTTTAATAAATACTGATTTTGCACATATTTTGCTGGGACTTATGACTACCAAAAGAAATGAGTGTTCCTGTCCTCAAAGAACTCAAGTAAGAGACAGTACAACTCAACACTGAACCTTGGACAAAAGGGTGTTCAGGAACCTGGAAAAGCCAGGTTTTGAGAACTCTGTTCACATGACTGCACAATATCCTAATTCCCCTAAGTAGGTGGGAAATTCATCTAAAGCATAATAGGCTCTTGTAAATTTATCTTGAGAATCATTTTGGTAAAGTATAAAGCTCCATGCACCAGCAGGAAGGAGCACTGAGTTTATCTCCAGACTAATGTCTTAGCCTGTGACCTTATCAGCAAGGCGATCTGATCTTCAGTTCCACTAAAAGTAACACAAGataagaaggaataaatgaaatggtACTTTTAAACTGCAGAACCCTATGCAAATCGGTCACTGTTTGCATTCCTGAGGGAAACTACCATTAGAGGTAAaccattttttcattcattcatttattacgCATTCAGTGGGATGACTTCCTTCCACTCTATATGAAGGGCAGATATCCTCAAGTTCTACTGCAAAGAGTACACTCCATAAGCACTGCCATCTAAAAAAAATGGGGCAAAACTGGGTCACACCCTTCTGCTTCCTACTTTAGGAGATAAACTCCATTCAAAAGGGATAAATAACCACGGgtaaaaaccaaagaacaaagccagagccAGAATGTCAGTAAAATGAGTGAATTTGAGTggtaatatac
The sequence above is drawn from the Neofelis nebulosa isolate mNeoNeb1 chromosome 2, mNeoNeb1.pri, whole genome shotgun sequence genome and encodes:
- the SPEN gene encoding msx2-interacting protein isoform X1 gives rise to the protein MVRETRHLWVGNLPENVREEKIIEHFKRYGRVESVKILPKRGSEGGVAAFVDFVDIKSAQKAHNSVNKMGDRDLRTDYNEPGTIPSAARGLDDTVSIASRSREVSGFRGGGGGPAYGPPPSLHAREGRYERRLDGASDNRERAYEHSAYGHHERGTGGFDRTRHYDQDYYRDPRERTLQHGLYYTSRSRSPNRFDAHDPRYEPRAREQFTLPSVVHRDIYRDDITREVRGRRPERNYQHSRSRSPHSSQSRNQSPQRLASQASRPTRSPSGSGSRSRSSSSDSISSSSSTSSDSTDSSSSSSDDSPARSVQSAAVPAPTSQLLSSLEKDEPRKSFGIKVQNLPVRSTDTSLKDGLFHEFKKFGKVTSVQIHGTSEERYGLVFFRQQEDQEKALTASKGKLFFGMQIEVTAWIGPETESENEFRPLDERIDEFHPKATRTLFIGNLEKTTTYHDLRNIFQRFGEIVDIDIKKVNGVPQYAFLQYCDIASVCKAIKKMDGEYLGNNRLKLGFGKSMPTNCVWLDGLSSNVSDQYLTRHFCRYGPVVKVVFDRLKGMALVLYNEIEYAQAAVKETKGRKIGGNKIKVDFANRESQLAFYHCMEKSGQDIRDFYEMLAERREERRGSYDYSQDRTYYENVRTPGTYPEDSRRDYPARGREFYSEWETYQGDYYESRYYDDPREYRDYRNDPYEQDIREYSYRQRERERERERFESDRDRDHERRPSERSQSPVHLRRPQSPGTSPSQSERLPSDSERRIYSRSSDRSGSCSSLSPPRYEKLDKSRLERYTKNEKTDKERTFDPERVERERRLIRKEKVEKDKTEKQKRKGKVHSPSSQSSETDQENEREQSPEKSRSSNKLSREKADKEGIAKNRLELMPCVVLTRVKEKEGKVIDHTPLEKLKAKLDNDTAKSSALDQKLQVCQTEPAKSDLSKLEPVRMKVPKEKGLSSHIEVVDKEGRLKSRKHLKPEQTADGVSAADLEKLEARKRRFADSNLKVEKQKSEVKKSSPEMEEARVLLKKQPDLSSRDILLLREGESERKPVRKEILKRESKKIKLDRLNAAPSPKECQELASVSVGTGSRPNSDLQARLGEPVCDSVENQEIQSKKPIPSKPQLKQLQLLDDQGPEREDIRKNYCSLRDETLECKPSQEKPHSVNTEEKIGIDIDHTQSYRKQMEQSRRKQQMEMEIAKSEKFGSPKKDVDEYERRSLVHEVGKPPQDVTDDSPPSKKKRMDHVDFDVCTKRERNYRSSRQISEDSERAGGSPGIRHGSFHEDDDPIGSPRLMSVRGSPKVDEKGLPYSNITVREESLKFNPYDSSRREQMADMAKIKLSVLNSEDELNRWDSQMKQDASRFDVSFPNSIIKRDSLRKRSVRDLEPGEVPSDSDEDGEHKSHSPRASALYESSRLSFLLRDREDKLREREERLSSSLERNKFYSFALDKTITPDTKALLERAKSLSSSREENWSFLDWDSRFANFRNNKDKEKVDSAPRPIPSWYMKKKKIRTDSEGKMDDKKDDHKEEEQERQELFASRFLHSSIFEQDSKRLQHLERKDEESDFVAGRLYGRQTSDGANSTADVIQEPVVLFHSRFMELTRMQQKEKEKDQKPKEAEKQEDTEDHPETPESASESKEVEPKTPLPIGPPAVTAVTPESASSSPEKATAGEKAGEVPLVTEEKPREPASASEEAKPVSEQAPAAVQQTEQGDLPPGADANKDAARTPSVVEESSSVDQLPYLDTKPPTPGASFSQVEVTVDPEPDSAQPLSKPTQKPEDADEPKVEKPNSAANVEPSANPKAEVVPEVQPQAAEDIEVDPPVATKDKKPNKSKRSKTPVQATAASTVEKPVTRKSERIDREKLKRSNSPRGEAQKLLELKMEAEKITRTASKNATADPEHPEPSLPLSRTRRRNVRSVYATMGDHESRSPVKEPTEQPRVTRKRLERELQEAAAVPTTPRRGRPPKTRRRAEEDEETEAKEPVETLKPAEGWRSPRAQKSGAAGGPQGKRGKNEPKVDAERLEAATEVSPQVSVKENNTKSKADKEEAGSEQKRDKKEIGTDKNVPEAPAVEVVEKKAAPEKNSKSKRGRSRNSRSAADKSANPKTADTSASPGVAAGPAGPAAEKEAEVVAGPPEKSESPQKEGSLSSQLNSDPAHLEKEPEKKEDVSATTPSPEPNQLARQMELEQAVENIAKLTETTSAAFKAAATDAPEGLSTEDGDKPAHQASETELAAAIGSIINDISGEPENFPAAAPYPAEPQADLQPRPQVLRPPGEGMEPETHEAVSGILETEAAAESSGPPVSPPDPSAGPADTKEAGGNSSEPSQPVPEAKGSKEAEVPPARKEKGRQKTTRSRRKRNTNKKTGVSTETPVSEPDQGQSKSPATNEGRVAPPPEAPQEEKQREKPQSAPPESCSSDPSKTPSLENLSQDSSVEEKTPTRTSALPDLPPPSQPAPVEDEPQARFKVHSIIESDPVTPPSDSSTPTPPIPSVTAAKLPPPVASGGVPHQSSSTKVTEWITRQEEPRAQSTPSPALPPDTKASDIDTSSSTLRKILMDPKYVSATGVTSTSVTTAIAEPVSAAPCLHEAPPPPPVESKKPLLEEKPAAPVTNTSDTQAPEAPVATEKEKVAPVIAPKITSVISRMPVSIDLENSQKITLAKPAPQTLTGLVSALTGLVNVSLVPVNALTGPVNALKSSVKGPVTTLKGLVNTPAGPVNVLKGPVNVLTGPVNVLTTPVNATVGAVNAAAGAVNAGAVTVTAGAVTAASGSVTATTGAVTVAGAVITPSAKCKPRPSTNENSRFHPGSMSVIDDRPADTGSGAGLRVNTSEGVVLLSYSGQKTEGPQRISAKISQIPPASAMDIEFQQSVSKSQVKPDAVAPAQPSPKGPQAPAGYANVATHSTLVLTAQTYNASPVISSVKADRPSLEKPEPIHLSVSTPVTQGGTVKVLTQGINTPPVLVHNQLVLTPSIVTTNKKLADPVTLKIETKVLQPANLGSALTPHHPPALPSKLPTEVNHVASGPSTPTDRTVSHLAATKPDAHSPRPSGPAPTPFPRACHPSSTTSTALSTNATVMLAAGIPVPQFISSIHPEQSVIMPPHSITQTVSLSHLSQGEVRMNTPTLPSITYSIRPETLHSPRAPLQPQQIEVRAPQRAGTPQPATAGVPALAPQHPAEEEVHYHLPVARAAAPVQSEVLVMQSEYRLHPYTVPRDVRIMVHPHVTAVSEQPRAADGVVKVPPASKVPQQPGKDATKTADAKAAPAPAPHGEARILTVTPSSQLQGLPLTPPVVVTHGVQIVHSSGELFQEYRYGDIRTYHSPAQLTHTQFPAAASIGLPPRTKAPAQGPAPEGEPLQPTQPAQSTQPVQPVQSTQPAQPTQPCQPSQLSQPGQPPSSKMPQVSQEAKGTQTGVEQPRLPAIPTSRPAEPHAQVQRAQAETSQTSYPSPVSVSMKPDLPAPLPAQAAPKQPSFVPTTSSPSTPPGLALTHTEAQATPKPDSSPHLTSQRPVDMVQLLKKYPIVWQGLLALKNDTAAVQLHFVSGNNVLAHRSLPLSEGGPPLRIAQRMRLETSQLEGVARRMTVETDYCLLLALPCGRDQEDVVSQTESLKAAFITYLQAKQAAGIINVPNPGSNQPAYVLQIFPPCEFSESHLSRLAPDLLASISNISPHLMIVIASV